One Palaemon carinicauda isolate YSFRI2023 chromosome 5, ASM3689809v2, whole genome shotgun sequence DNA window includes the following coding sequences:
- the LOC137641505 gene encoding uncharacterized protein, with protein sequence MNNFYSEVEAHGLVVPLRSPELSLREGELTDEFIVNYMHEMESSLTGYSNSQLTKFSDAMADVTSIAREVTSSWNGVHDYPSGSPLMVSDFHVPDEPTYSQSSQSPYGTSNCTTLDGNYAEEQILNIPNTVHSGSQVSDYLQRSSKESLYETALLRSPLDFSEDFARALPLRSPAERFEGSPQAALLRSLVDHFEDSAQSDLLRPPVYFFEDSAQASPLAVSSYPSSSHSQTLPADVLTEDIATIKRGAQECQEPQKKRRGRKPKSEEEKAAALEKRRGNKSRAKVYEIQKPFEDKEMERKRLNAVNSKKHRDQQKQLQREMEKQLADTSIERDIMMRENEELKKDLDNALGQLGDTISERDILKQENEDLHRKLNAALTQLVTIQRHYGVRDAPV encoded by the exons ATGAATAACTTTTACAGCGAGGTCGAGGCTCACGGTTTAGTGGTACCACTCCGCTCACCCGAATTATCGTTGCGAGAAGGCGAATTGACGGAcgagttcatagtgaattacaTGCACGAGATGGAGAGCAGTCTGACCGGATATTCCAACTCTCAGCTCACGAAATTTTCTGATGCAATGGCAG ATGTTACCAGCATTGCAAGGGAAGTAACTTCCAGTTGGAATGGCGTTCATGATTACCCAAGTGGATCTCCATTGATGGTCTCTGATTTCCACGTACCCGATGAACCAACCTACTCTCAGTCAAGCCAGTCGCCTTATGGTACAAGTAACTGTACAACCCTTGATGGAAATTATGCAGAGGAACAGATACTGAATATCCCCAACACAGTGCACTCTGGTTCTCAGGTGTCCGACTATCTGCAGCGCTCTTCTAAAGAGAGTCTTTATGAGACAGCTCTGCTAAGATCTCCACTAGACTTCTCTGAAGATTTTGCTCGGGCTCTCCCGCTAAGATCTCCAGCAGAGCGCTTTGAAGGTTCTCCTCAGGCAGCCCTGCTAAGATCCCTAGTAGATCACTTTGAAGATTCTGCTCAGTCAGACTTGCTAAGGCCTCCAGTATACTTCTTTGAAGATTCTGCTCAGGCATCACCTCTAGCTGTAAGCAGTTATCCATCTTCTAGTCACTCTCAGACCTTACCAGCTGATGTTTTGACTGAAGATATAGCTACAATCAAGAGAGGTGCACAAGAGTGTCAAGAACCACAAAAGAAAAGACGCGGTCGCAAGCCAAAATCAGAGGAGGAAAAAGCTGCGGCCCTTGAAAAACGCAGGGGAAATAAAAGTAGAGCCAAAGTGTATGAAATTCAAAAGCCATTTGAGGataaagaaatggaaagaaaaagattGAATGCTGTCAACTCTAAGAAACACCGAGACCAGCAGAAGCAGCTGCAAAGGGAGATGGAAAAACAGTTAGCCGACACATCCATCGAGCGAGATATCATGATGCGAGAAAATGAGGAACTGAAAAAAGATTTAGATAATGCATTAGGACAGCTTGGTGACACTATTTCAGAGCGAGATATCCTGAAGCAAGAAAATGAGGATCTGCATAGAAAGCTGAATGCTGCGCTAACCCAGCTTGTGACAATTCAGAGACATTACGGTGTTCGAGACGCTCCTGTTTAA